Proteins encoded within one genomic window of Prauserella marina:
- a CDS encoding ROK family transcriptional regulator, with amino-acid sequence MTQARPAGQHTVRRHNCALVLAAIADSPGRSRADVAASTGLTKATVSTLVDRLAGGGLITESGRQDRPGPGRRGTSLSLSPRGPHGLGVEIAVDYIATCLAGLTGEVRELRVRRADNRSLSTARVLGRAGKAVREALAEATARGIAVGGVGVAVPGLVEEPTGLLRVAPNLGWHDVDLPAELAARTELPAGPVLVGNEANFAALAQLWTSGPDGARDFVHVSGEIGIGAGIVIGGQLFSGTRGFGGELGHFPVSSRGPRCTCGARGCLETLAGQEAIAAKAGVAGLTELVAALSAGERPARSAVREAAGRLGTALSSVLNLLDVPCVVLGGSYARLHPWLAEPLLAALRARVTGAPWSPVTVTASALGSEAAVRGAASSAVRGIMADPDSFVAS; translated from the coding sequence GTCCGCAGGCACAACTGCGCGCTCGTACTCGCCGCGATCGCCGACTCCCCCGGCCGTTCCCGCGCGGACGTCGCCGCGAGTACCGGCCTCACGAAGGCCACCGTCTCGACGCTGGTCGACCGCCTCGCCGGCGGCGGGCTCATCACCGAATCGGGACGACAGGACAGGCCGGGCCCCGGCAGGCGGGGCACCTCCCTCTCGCTGTCCCCCCGCGGACCACACGGACTCGGCGTCGAGATCGCCGTCGACTACATCGCCACCTGCCTGGCGGGGCTGACCGGCGAGGTCCGCGAACTCCGCGTCCGGCGAGCCGACAACAGGTCGCTTTCCACGGCGAGGGTCCTCGGCAGGGCAGGCAAGGCGGTGCGGGAAGCACTGGCCGAGGCCACCGCGCGCGGGATCGCGGTCGGCGGAGTCGGGGTCGCGGTACCCGGTCTCGTCGAGGAACCGACGGGACTGCTGCGCGTCGCGCCCAACCTCGGCTGGCACGACGTGGATCTGCCTGCCGAACTGGCCGCCAGAACCGAACTCCCGGCAGGCCCCGTACTCGTCGGCAACGAGGCCAACTTCGCGGCACTGGCCCAGCTGTGGACGAGCGGGCCGGACGGCGCCCGCGACTTCGTGCACGTCTCGGGCGAGATCGGCATCGGGGCAGGCATCGTGATCGGCGGGCAGCTGTTCTCCGGCACCCGTGGTTTCGGCGGCGAACTGGGGCACTTCCCCGTCAGTTCCCGTGGCCCTCGCTGCACCTGCGGGGCGAGGGGCTGCCTGGAAACGCTCGCGGGCCAGGAGGCCATCGCGGCGAAGGCGGGGGTCGCCGGGCTCACCGAACTGGTGGCCGCGCTGTCGGCGGGCGAGCGCCCGGCCCGGTCGGCGGTGCGCGAAGCGGCAGGCCGCCTCGGCACCGCGTTGTCGAGCGTGCTGAACCTGCTCGACGTGCCGTGTGTGGTACTCGGCGGAAGCTACGCCAGGCTGCACCCGTGGCTCGCCGAACCGCTGCTGGCGGCATTGCGCGCGCGAGTGACCGGGGCACCGTGGTCGCCGGTCACGGTGACCGCCTCCGCGCTGGGTTCCGAGGCGGCGGTGCGCGGCGCGGCTTCCTCCGCCGTGCGCGGGATCATGGCCGACCCGGACTCGTTCGTCGCGAGCTGA